A single Ignavibacteria bacterium DNA region contains:
- a CDS encoding thiamine diphosphokinase, whose product MKTVAILCNGIRPRKSILNQFEKKYDFDLICADGGANSARKLGFLPKTIIGDLDSIKEGVLVYFKRRSVTIKKLTGQNDTDLEKALKFVIENKYNQVLVFGFSGKRFDHTLSNISNSMKYSKKLEVLLIDNYSVLQFVRGKKQFASVRGETISLICFDQKTKIKTSNLLFSLNSESLQFGRRESTSNVAANDNFILEVKNGVCLMTRALKNFLQVSNRS is encoded by the coding sequence ATGAAAACTGTAGCAATTCTTTGTAACGGTATTCGTCCAAGAAAATCGATCTTAAATCAATTTGAAAAAAAATATGATTTCGATTTAATTTGTGCGGATGGAGGTGCAAATTCTGCTCGCAAACTCGGATTTCTTCCAAAAACTATAATTGGAGATTTAGATTCAATTAAAGAAGGAGTACTTGTATATTTCAAGCGAAGAAGTGTGACTATCAAGAAACTAACAGGTCAAAACGATACAGATCTAGAAAAAGCTTTAAAGTTCGTTATTGAAAATAAATATAACCAAGTTTTAGTATTTGGATTCTCCGGAAAGAGATTTGATCATACTCTAAGTAATATTTCAAATTCGATGAAATATTCTAAAAAATTGGAAGTGCTGTTAATCGATAATTATTCTGTGCTCCAATTCGTAAGAGGCAAAAAACAATTTGCATCCGTCAGGGGAGAGACTATTTCATTGATCTGTTTCGACCAAAAAACAAAAATCAAAACTTCCAATTTGTTGTTCTCTTTAAATAGTGAATCCCTTCAATTTGGACGAAGAGAAAGTACAAGTAATGTAGCTGCAAATGATAATTTTATTTTAGAAGTAAAAAATGGTGTTTGCTTGATGACGAG